Proteins from one Drosophila gunungcola strain Sukarami chromosome 3R, Dgunungcola_SK_2, whole genome shotgun sequence genomic window:
- the LOC128257484 gene encoding carbonic anhydrase 2, with amino-acid sequence MKLAAFFEASFLLICWSQAVSGHVFGYSEPNQRRWARHHGHCAGKTQSPIAITTSRTIPVHMPAVDMIGYHNLLPYPLKMINNGHTVSINIPKVNVTEVGEDFLPYVRGAKLPGEFELEGLHFHWGDKNNRGSEHVINDIRYTMEMHIVHRNKKYATIGEALNHPDGAAVLGFFFNLDEDEGPGLVTINRHLHLIADANEEATLNVTFSLSSLIAGVDVDKFYTYKGSLTTPPCSEAVTWILFPDPIPISPKQISRFRQLSDTQDGALVDNFRTLQPVGNRRIFARTGHVRHTPITALKHDGDYLKYDWFY; translated from the exons ATGAAGTTGGCCGCTTTCTTCGAGGCTTCGTTTTTACTGATCTGCTGGTCGCAAG CTGTCAGCGGTCATGTCTTCGGCTACTCAGAGCCCAATCAGCGCCGCTGGGCCCGCCACCATGGTCATTGTGCGGGGAAGACCCAATCCCCCATTGCCATCACCACCAGCCGG ACGATACCCGTTCACATGCCGGCGGTGGACATGATTGGCTATCACAACCTCCTGCCCTATCCTCTTAAAATGATCAACAACGGACACACGG TTTCCATCAACATACCCAAGGTCAATGTGACTGAGGTGGGCGAGGATTTTCTGCCCTATGTTCGGGGCGCCAAGCTGCCCGGTGAGTTTGAGCTGGAGGGCCTGCACTTCCACTGGGGCGACAAGAACAACAGGGGATCCGAGCACGTCATCAACGACATCCGCTACACCATGGAGATGCACATTGTGCACCGCAACAAGAAGTACGCCACCATTGGCGAGGCTCTGAATCATCCAGACGGTGCCGCCGTCCTGGGATTCTTCTTCAAT CTCGACGAGGATGAGGGTCCGGGTCTGGTGACCATTAACcggcatttgcatttgattgCCGATGCCAACGAGGAGGCCACCCTCAACGTCACCTTCTCGCTCTCCTCGCTGATTGCTGGCGTGGATGTGGACAAGTTTTACACCTATAAGG GTTCCCTTACCACGCCACCTTGTTCGGAGGCCGTCACCTGGATTCTGTTCCCCGATCCCATCCCGATATCGCCCAAACAAATCTCCCGCTTCCGCCAGCTGTCGGACACGCAGGATGGAGCGCTGGTGGACAATTTCAGGACCCTGCAGCCGGTGGGCAACCGCAGGATCTTCGCCCGCACCGGTCACGTGCGTCACACCCCGATCACAGCCCTGAAGCACGATGGCGACTATCTCAAGTACGACTGGTTCTACTGA
- the LOC128253975 gene encoding large neutral amino acids transporter small subunit 1 — MPAIDELQSPSSEMVLLTPSSGNPPSILAQPELYPPEKSQGREGSAESDSSRVAIKKQLGLLEGVAIILGIIFGSGIFVSPKGVIREVESVGASLVIWILCGLLSMIGALCYAELGTAIPKSGGDYAYIFEAYGSLPAFLYLWDAMMIFVPTTNAIMGLTFASYVLEPFFGGACHIPKIALQLLAAITICFLTYLNSYYMKVTTKMQNIIMFTKIAALVMIIIVGLVWMLMGNVENFTRPFDNTETDPGKMSVAFYSGIFSYAGWNYLNFMTEELRDPYRNLPRAIYISLPLVTGIYVLANVAYLAVLSPSEMIASNAIAVTFGDKILGVFSFVIPVMVAISAFGGLSVHIMTSSRICFVGARNGHMPAILSHISVKSYTPLPSLVFLCFLSIVMLVVSDVYVLITYASIVESFFIMLSVSAVLYFRYTRPCMERPIKVALWIPALFVIVCAFLVVVPIYVAPYEVGMGVLITLIGIPFYYVGVVWKNKPKWVQHTIDSLTFTCQKLFMSAKEEKQD, encoded by the exons ATGCCCGCCATCGATGAACTGCAGTCGCCCTCGAGCGAAATGGTGCTACTGACGCCCAGCTCAGGAAATCCTCCCTCTATCTTGGCACAACCTGAACTTTATCCACCCGAGAAATCTCAAGGTCGCGAGGGATCCGCCGAATCCGATAGCAGTAGGGTTGCGATCAAAAAACAGCTGGGCCTTCTCGAAGGCGTGGCCATCATCCTGGGCATTATCTTTGGTTCCGGAATCTTTGTGTCCCCGAAAGGCGTTATCCGGGAGGTGGAGTCCGTGGGCGCATCGCTGGTCATCTGGATTCTGTGCGGCCTTCTGTCCATGATAGGAGCTCTATGCTACGCGGAACTGGGCACTGCTATACCCAAATCCGGCGGGGATTACGCCTATATCTTCGAGGCATACGGATCACTGCCGGCATTTCTATATCTCTGGGATGCCATGATGATATTCGT GCCCACAACCAACGCCATTATGGGCCTGACCTTTGCCTCCTACGTGCTGGAACCCTTTTTCGGCGGAGCCTGTCACATTCCCAAGATAGCCTTGCAACTGTTGGCCGCTATTACCATCTGCTTCCTCACCTACCTGAACTCGTACTACATGAAGGTTACCACCAAGATGCAAAACATCATTATGTTTACCAAAATCGCTGCCCTAGTGATGATCATCATCGTTGGCCTGGTCTGGATGCTGATGGGCAATGTGGAGAACTTCACCAGACCCTTTGATAACACTGAGACTGATCCCGGCAAGATGTCGGTGGCCTTTTACTCCGGCATCTTTTCGTATGCCGGTTGGAATTACTTGAACTTTATGACGGAGGAACTGCGGGATCCCTATCGCAATTTGCCGCGCGCCATTTACATCTCACTGCCGCTGGTCACCGGCATTTATGTGCTGGCCAACGTGGCTTATCTGGCCGTGTTGTCGCCCTCCGAGATGATCGCCTCCAATGCCATCGCTGTG ACCTTTGGCGATAAGATTCTTGGCGTCTTCTCGTTCGTCATACCGGTCATGGTGGCTATCTCCGCCTTTGGCGGCCTGTCCGTCCACATCATGACCTCCTCCCGGATTTGCTTTGTGGGTGCCCGGAACGGACACATGCCGGCGATTTTGTCGCACATCAGCGTGAAGAGCTACACGCCGCTGCCGTCACTCGTTTTTCTG TGCTTTCTCTCCATTGTGATGCTGGTGGTGAGCGACGTGTATGTGCTGATCACCTACGCCAGCATTGTGGAATCGTTCTTTATAATGTTGTCCGTGTCAGCGGTTCTATATTTCCGCTACACCCGTCCCTGCATGGAGCGCCCAATTAAA GTCGCTTTGTGGATACCCGCCCTATTTGTCATCGTTTGCGCCTTTTTAGTCGTCGTGCCCATCTATGTGGCGCCCTACGAGGTCGGTATGGGGGTATTAATCACCCTAATTGGCATACCCTTCTACTACGTGGGTGTCGTGTGGAAGAATAAGCCGAAATGGGTGCAGCACACGATTG ACTCGCTGACCTTCACTTGCCAGAAGCTCTTTATGTCCGCCAAGGAGGAGAAGCAGGACTAA
- the LOC128254137 gene encoding palmitoyltransferase ZDHHC16 has product MARITWRGHSSQELLSICRLRWSYMKHCWHSLTFNAHMNSSYASDVCLTPIFWFVDNYTHCLGPFFVVGVAALTTSVVSIAYWIGLPFWYAKSQLVTYFLLVVGNWLLLNVVFHYIMAVITPAGHPPEGVSLVEAVSMCGKCISPKPPRTHHCSVCNRCILKMDHHCPWLNNCVGYGNHRYFFLYMLYTTLGCLFLILFGLEIGHKYLWLDNGEAWTEIEPLEGQPVKYNLSGHIIPVTHPHEYDEFMLPAAVHNLPTPIVDTDAPSPGRRRALWFMAFTNVSVVLALGSLTIWHAKLITRGETSVEAHINEAERRRLLQQQRIYINPYNFGTKKNWKLFLGLVRGRSFWRTVLLPSWHKPEGTGLSFHTVNDAPFEDEWP; this is encoded by the exons ATGGCGCGCATTACCTGGCGAGGACACTCCAGTCAGGAGCTGCT TTCTATTTGTCGGCTTCGTTGGTCGTACATGAAACACTGCTGGCATTCCCTGACCTTCAATGCCCACATGAACTCCTCCTACGCCTCCGACGTCTGTTTAACCCCAATTTTTTGGTTCGTTGACAACTACACTCACTGCCTGGGACCG ttcttTGTGGTAGGCGTGGCTGCCTTGACCACCTCGGTAGTCAGTATTGCCTATTGGATTGGTTTGCCCTTTTGGTATGCCAAAAGCCAGTTGGTCACCTATTTTCTACTCGTCGTGGGCAATTGGTTGCTGCTCAATGTGGTTTTCCACTACATCATGGCTGTGATCACGCCGGCTGGTCATCCGCCGGAAGGTGTGTCGCTGGTTGAGGCGGTCAGCATGTGCGGCAAGTGCATATCCCCCAAACCGCCGAGGACTCATCACTGCTCTGTCTGCAATCGCTGCATCCTCAAAATGGATCACCATTGCC CTTGGCTAAACAATTGTGTGGGCTATGGCAATCATCGGTATTTCTTTCTCTACATGCTGTACACCACTCTGGGCTGCCTGTTTCTCATTTTGTTTGGCCTGGAGATCGGCCACAAATACCTGTGGCTGGATAACGGCGAAGCCTGGACGGAGATTGAGCCTTTAGAGGGACAGCCAGTTAAGTATAACCTCAGTGGGCATATTATTCCAGTG ACACATCCCCATGAGTACGATGAATTTATGCTGCCGGCTGCGGTACACAATCTGCCCACCCCCATTGTGGATACAGATGCACCTTCGCCTGGTCGACGACGAGCCCTGTGGTTTATGGCCTTCACGAATGTGTCCGTGGTCTTGGCTCTAGGAAGCCTTACCATTTGGCATGCCAAACTCATCACTCGCGGAGAGACAAGTGTGGAGGCTCACATCAACGAAGCGGAGCGGAGACGACTCCTCCAGCAGCAACGCATTTACATCAATCCCTATAACTTTGGCACCAAAAAGAACTGGAAACTGTTTTTGGGTCTGGTGCGAGGCAG ATCTTTTTGGCGAACTGTTCTGCTGCCCTCGTGGCACAAACCAGAAGGTACTGGCCTAAGTTTCCACACTGTAAACGATGCGCCTTTCGAGGATGAGTGGCCATAG
- the LOC128254056 gene encoding NKAP family protein CG6066 produces MRSRSRSRSRQRERRRSDSRDRSRSERRPNHKSQQRRSVSRERERDREWELHRERTSNRSSRRSREKDAVPRRRRSRSSSSSSSSTSSGSSSSSRSPSRNRKSRPKSVERWPNDRFHENNDRRQNPFRGRAPEGSFINDPAEPSTRSQHRGRGAPNHQSKGDSKAVNARRNQRVRIGEEGVPDVWGKSPSRPESDDVELVKGSYVGPKKKKKKGKKKHKKSDKKSKKKSKKTKKKKSKRESSSSEDSSSSSSSSEDSSDDSSSSSCSSSESENESEVEDVWLEKTAEGIKKPKKKKSLASKKDKKSKKKKKKRKSEADKSKKSSSSSGSRSKTRDGASHNDEDVGPSLRTGGSLNQKDFGKALLPGEGAAMAAYIAEGKRIPRRGEIGLTSDEIANFESVGYVMSGSRHRRMEAVRIRKENQLYSADEKRALAMFSKEERQKRENKILSQFKDMIHSKLQAKDKK; encoded by the coding sequence ATGCGTTCACGCAGCAGGAGTCGCAGCAGACAAAGGGAACGCCGCAGATCCGATTCCAGAGATCGTTCCCGCTCGGAAAGAAGGCCAAACCACAAATCGCAGCAACGGCGATCGGTTTCGCGGGAGAGGGAACGAGACAGGGAGTGGGAGCTACACAGGGAAAGGACCTCAAATCGCAGCTCGCGTCGCTCCAGGGAAAAGGACGCAGTGcctcgtcgtcgcagaagccgctcctcctcctctaGCAGCTCCAGCACTAGCAGTGGCAGTTCCAGTTCATCTAGAAGCCCCTCCAGAAACCGCAAATCCCGGCCAAAATCCGTGGAACGCTGGCCCAACGATCGTTTCCACGAAAACAACGATAGGCGGCAGAATCCCTTCCGGGGAAGGGCTCCCGAGGGCAGTTTCATTAATGACCCAGCAGAACCATCAACAAGATCGCAGCACCGTGGTCGTGGAGCCCCTAACCACCAGTCCAAAGGCGACTCAAAGGCGGTAAACGCGCGCAGGAACCAGAGGGTACGCATCGGCGAAGAGGGTGTGCCAGATGTCTGGGGCAAGAGCCCATCCCGGCCAGAAAGCGACGACGTGGAGCTGGTCAAGGGATCCTACGTAGgacccaaaaagaaaaagaaaaaaggcaagaagaaacacaaaaagtctgacaagaaatcaaagaaaaaatctaaGAAAACCAAGAAGAAAAAGAGCAAGAGGGAGTCCAGCTCTTCGGAGGACTCCTCCTCCAGTTCATCCAGCAGCGAGGATAGCAGTGATGACTCCAGCAGCTCAAGCTGCTCCAGCTCCGAAAGCGAAAATGAGTCCGAGGTGGAAGATGTTTGGCTTGAAAAGACTGCCGAGGGCATTAAGAAACCCAAGAAGAAAAAGTCTTTAGCAAgcaaaaaagataaaaagtcaaagaagaagaaaaagaagagaaaatCAGAGGCGGATAAGTCCAAGAAGAGCTCATCATCCAGCGGTAGCAGGTCGAAGACCAGGGATGGTGCATCCCACAACGACGAAGATGTGGGCCCATCGCTGCGAACAGGAGGTAGCCTGAATCAAAAGGATTTCGGCAAGGCTTTGCTGCCCGGAGAAGGTGCAGCCATGGCTGCCTACATAGCCGAGGGCAAGAGGATTCCCCGCCGTGGTGAGATCGGCCTGACCTCTGATGAGATCGCCAACTTTGAGTCCGTGGGCTATGTGATGAGCGGCAGCAGGCATCGCCGTATGGAAGCGGTGCGTATCCGTAAAGAGAACCAGTTGTACTCCGCCGACGAGAAGCGGGCACTGGCCATGTTTAGCAAGGAGGAGCGACAGAAGCGCGAGAACAAGATCCTCTCGCAGTTCAAGGACATGATCCACTCCAAGCTGCAGGCCAAAGACAAGAAGTAG
- the LOC128253838 gene encoding cilia- and flagella-associated protein 58 isoform X2 has product MVAHLNEKRLAMSKRDDGKERERLTAEIADLNKRLQLQRTYATELDSTIEGLEAKNKELLKLLDETSSDACNLKRKSDALSKEVSTMKSEESRYQEQISHMKSANEHLTKVKVRQNLQILSLKTNLEHLNTQHNATNNKLAKITVDLEYTVQERDKNKRALNQRINLLKVREDELIKVRQDNGKLAKSQETIARKYAGLDESKREVEQQNIRLKTQLGTQDKELESMRRVVHHFEKNNENLTKERDSLRRELQASHQQLEQSNALHQEAQHEVRALKDTITTMDTKLKKLNEDASKLKKEKTKKLDEIQHWIDKLDALQNEMHLKENYEIELKRTISDLEAKCLKFQQQHDVLAGERQTLQRSVQVADEERQKLRDQLVNLQALVEKLKAKIGYRDAELSKLQLQIDRMEKERRLLRNDIRHAQLGQQHTKAELLDKRKENDRHAKSLQEDEQRLARLRKDVDNLMNEKNAISAALTKRNEEFERLKHSQENLQTVYDQTQRQCSQCQDDMRLMGVEIKNLRTERDVLRADRESAADLRQELLQMHRMLNQERIKARALQDEMVTPMNVHRWRLLSGKDPEKMDLLGRISILRKQLLQQNVAALEQERALNEAQQLYAALREFMLKLPSHKVRAELNSVKANLSAKDRKLKVLKAELSAREADERSKKEKLEEMRVNLALTKTQLLEEKKHKQKLLEERHLLEQMHCYSAPAQLPRTLGAGFKMVSNLL; this is encoded by the exons ATGGTGGCCCATCTCAACGAGAAGCGACTGGCCATGAGCAAACGTGATGATGGAAAGGAACGGGAACGCCTAACAGCCGAGATCGCCGATCTCAACAAGAGGTTGCAGTTGCAACGGACATATGCCACGGAATTGGACAGTACCATTGAAGGATTGGAGGCCAAAAACAAGGAGTTACTTAAGCTGCTAGAC GAAACCTCCAGCGATGCCTGCAACCTGAAACGTAAAAGCGATGCCTTGTCCAAGGAAGTTTCCACGATGAAGAGCGAAGAGTCGCGCTACCAAGAGCAAATATCCCACATGAAGTCGGCCAACGAGCACTTGACCAAAGTGAAAGTGCGTCAGAACCTGCAGATTCTGTCCCTGAAGACGAACCTGGAACATCTGAATACCCAGCACAACGCCACCAACAATAAGCTAGCCAAGATCACAGTGGATCTGGAGTACACAGTGCAGGAGCGGGATAAGAATAAGCGGGCTCTGAACCAACGCATCAATCTGCTGAAGGTGCGCGAGGATGAACTGATTAAGGTGCGTCAGGACAACGGCAAGCTGGCCAAGTCCCAGGAGACAATTGCTCGGAAGTACGCCGGATTAGATGAATCCAAACGAGAAGTGGAGCAGCAGAACATAAGACTTAA AACTCAGCTGGGCACTCAGGACAAGGAACTGGAGTCCATGCGCCGCGTGGTCCACCATTTCGAGAAGAACAACGAGAATCTGACGAAGGAGCGGGATTCCCTGAGGCGGGAATTGCAGGCCAGTCACCAACAACTCGAGCAGAGCAACGCCCTGCATCAAGAGGCACAGCACGAAGTGCGAGCTCTCAAGGACACCATCACCACCATGGACACCAAACTGAAGAAACTCAACGAGGATGCCAGCAAGCTGAAGAAGGAGAAGACCAAGAAGCTGGACGAGATTCAGCACTGGATAGACAAGTTGGATGCGCTTCAAA ACGAGATGCACTTGAAGGAGAACTACGAGATCGAACTGAAGCGCACAATCAGCGATTTGGAGGCCAAGTGCTTGAAGTTCCAGCAACAGCATGATGTCCTGGCTGGCGAACGCCAGACCCTTCAGCGCAGTGTCCAGGTGGCCGACGAGGAGCGCCAGAAACTTCGCGACCAACTGGTCAACTTGCAGGCGCTGGTGGAGAAACTGAAGGCGAAGATCGGCTACCGGGACGCAGAGCTGTCCAAGCTGCAACTGCAGATCGATCGCATGGAGAAGGAGCGACGCCTGCTGCGCAACGACATCCGCCACGCCCAGCTGGGTCAGCAGCACACCAAGGCGGAGCTGCTGGACAAGCGCAAGGAGAACGATCGGCATGCCAAGTCGCTGCAAGAGGACGAGCAGAGGCTGGCCCGCCTGCGCAAGGATGTGGACAACCTGATGAACGAGAAGAACGCGATCAGTGCGGCGCTGACCAAGCGGAACGAGGAGTTCGAGCGACTGAAGCACAGCCAGGAGAACCTCCAAACGGTGTACGATCAGACCCAGAGGCAGTGCAGCCAGTGCCAGGACGACATGCGGTTGATGGGCGTGGAGATCAAGAACTTGCGAACGGAACGCGATGTCCTGCGTGCGGATAGGGAGAGTGCAGCGGATCTGCGCCAGGAGCTCCTCCAAATGCACCGCATGCTCAACCAGGAGAGGATCAAGGCCCGAGCCCTGCAGGATGAGATGGTCACGCCCATGAACGTCCATCGCTGGCGTCTGCTGAGCGGCAAGGATCCAGAGAAGATGGATCTCCTGGGTCGCATCAGTATCCTGCGCAAGCAGCTGCTCCAGCAGAACGTGGCTGCTTTGGAGCAGGAGCGAGCCCTAAACGAAGCCCAACAGCTATATGCAGCTTTGCGGGAGTTCATGCTCAAGCTGCCCAGTCACAAAGTCCGAGCGGAGCTAAACAGCGTTAAG GCTAATTTATCCGCCAAGGATCGCAAACTGAAGGTCCTGAAGGCCGAACTAAGTGCCAGGGAGGCAGACGAGAGGTCCAAGAAGGAGAAGCTGGAGGAGATGAGGGTAAATCTGGCGCTGACCAAAACCCAGCTTCTGGAGGAAAAGAAGCACAAGCAGAAACTCCTAGAGGAGCGACATTTGCTGGAGCAGATGCACTGCTATTCGGCACCTGCCCAACTGCCAAGAACTTTGGGAGCAGGTTTTAAGATGGTTAGTAATTTACTCTAA
- the LOC128253838 gene encoding cilia- and flagella-associated protein 58 isoform X1, with amino-acid sequence MSKASGSEDEPLVPDDFDDDFFKELCDKIPEATKALRQKDTPNNADNVQRLLICGTRYKSDLRMEKERSQDLQKEIESLEARLENAARVTKMDMATIEELRGVIEGAWRQKDAAQIREQSAQDEVLSLREKLDESEQMVAHLNEKRLAMSKRDDGKERERLTAEIADLNKRLQLQRTYATELDSTIEGLEAKNKELLKLLDETSSDACNLKRKSDALSKEVSTMKSEESRYQEQISHMKSANEHLTKVKVRQNLQILSLKTNLEHLNTQHNATNNKLAKITVDLEYTVQERDKNKRALNQRINLLKVREDELIKVRQDNGKLAKSQETIARKYAGLDESKREVEQQNIRLKTQLGTQDKELESMRRVVHHFEKNNENLTKERDSLRRELQASHQQLEQSNALHQEAQHEVRALKDTITTMDTKLKKLNEDASKLKKEKTKKLDEIQHWIDKLDALQNEMHLKENYEIELKRTISDLEAKCLKFQQQHDVLAGERQTLQRSVQVADEERQKLRDQLVNLQALVEKLKAKIGYRDAELSKLQLQIDRMEKERRLLRNDIRHAQLGQQHTKAELLDKRKENDRHAKSLQEDEQRLARLRKDVDNLMNEKNAISAALTKRNEEFERLKHSQENLQTVYDQTQRQCSQCQDDMRLMGVEIKNLRTERDVLRADRESAADLRQELLQMHRMLNQERIKARALQDEMVTPMNVHRWRLLSGKDPEKMDLLGRISILRKQLLQQNVAALEQERALNEAQQLYAALREFMLKLPSHKVRAELNSVKANLSAKDRKLKVLKAELSAREADERSKKEKLEEMRVNLALTKTQLLEEKKHKQKLLEERHLLEQMHCYSAPAQLPRTLGAGFKMVSNLL; translated from the exons ATGTCGAAGGCTTCCGGATCAGAAGATGAGCCGCTGGTTCCAGATGATTTCGATGATGACTTCTTCAAGGAGTTATGCGACAAGATCCCGGAG GCAACGAAAGCTCTGCGTCAAAAGGACACCCCCAACAATGCGGATAATGTCCAGAGGTTGCTTATCTGTGGAACGCGCTACAAAAGCGATCTGCGGATGGAGAAGGAACGTTCCCAGGATCTGCAAAAGGAGATCGAAAGCCTGGAGGCACGCTTGGAAAATGCAGCTCGTGTGACCAAAATGGACATGGCCACCATTGAGGAGCTTCGAGGAGTCATAG AGGGTGCTTGGAGGCAAAAGGATGCTGCTCAGATTCGAGAACAGTCCGCCCAGGATGAGGTCTTGAGTCTGCGTGAAAAACTGGACGAATCGGAGCAAATGGTGGCCCATCTCAACGAGAAGCGACTGGCCATGAGCAAACGTGATGATGGAAAGGAACGGGAACGCCTAACAGCCGAGATCGCCGATCTCAACAAGAGGTTGCAGTTGCAACGGACATATGCCACGGAATTGGACAGTACCATTGAAGGATTGGAGGCCAAAAACAAGGAGTTACTTAAGCTGCTAGAC GAAACCTCCAGCGATGCCTGCAACCTGAAACGTAAAAGCGATGCCTTGTCCAAGGAAGTTTCCACGATGAAGAGCGAAGAGTCGCGCTACCAAGAGCAAATATCCCACATGAAGTCGGCCAACGAGCACTTGACCAAAGTGAAAGTGCGTCAGAACCTGCAGATTCTGTCCCTGAAGACGAACCTGGAACATCTGAATACCCAGCACAACGCCACCAACAATAAGCTAGCCAAGATCACAGTGGATCTGGAGTACACAGTGCAGGAGCGGGATAAGAATAAGCGGGCTCTGAACCAACGCATCAATCTGCTGAAGGTGCGCGAGGATGAACTGATTAAGGTGCGTCAGGACAACGGCAAGCTGGCCAAGTCCCAGGAGACAATTGCTCGGAAGTACGCCGGATTAGATGAATCCAAACGAGAAGTGGAGCAGCAGAACATAAGACTTAA AACTCAGCTGGGCACTCAGGACAAGGAACTGGAGTCCATGCGCCGCGTGGTCCACCATTTCGAGAAGAACAACGAGAATCTGACGAAGGAGCGGGATTCCCTGAGGCGGGAATTGCAGGCCAGTCACCAACAACTCGAGCAGAGCAACGCCCTGCATCAAGAGGCACAGCACGAAGTGCGAGCTCTCAAGGACACCATCACCACCATGGACACCAAACTGAAGAAACTCAACGAGGATGCCAGCAAGCTGAAGAAGGAGAAGACCAAGAAGCTGGACGAGATTCAGCACTGGATAGACAAGTTGGATGCGCTTCAAA ACGAGATGCACTTGAAGGAGAACTACGAGATCGAACTGAAGCGCACAATCAGCGATTTGGAGGCCAAGTGCTTGAAGTTCCAGCAACAGCATGATGTCCTGGCTGGCGAACGCCAGACCCTTCAGCGCAGTGTCCAGGTGGCCGACGAGGAGCGCCAGAAACTTCGCGACCAACTGGTCAACTTGCAGGCGCTGGTGGAGAAACTGAAGGCGAAGATCGGCTACCGGGACGCAGAGCTGTCCAAGCTGCAACTGCAGATCGATCGCATGGAGAAGGAGCGACGCCTGCTGCGCAACGACATCCGCCACGCCCAGCTGGGTCAGCAGCACACCAAGGCGGAGCTGCTGGACAAGCGCAAGGAGAACGATCGGCATGCCAAGTCGCTGCAAGAGGACGAGCAGAGGCTGGCCCGCCTGCGCAAGGATGTGGACAACCTGATGAACGAGAAGAACGCGATCAGTGCGGCGCTGACCAAGCGGAACGAGGAGTTCGAGCGACTGAAGCACAGCCAGGAGAACCTCCAAACGGTGTACGATCAGACCCAGAGGCAGTGCAGCCAGTGCCAGGACGACATGCGGTTGATGGGCGTGGAGATCAAGAACTTGCGAACGGAACGCGATGTCCTGCGTGCGGATAGGGAGAGTGCAGCGGATCTGCGCCAGGAGCTCCTCCAAATGCACCGCATGCTCAACCAGGAGAGGATCAAGGCCCGAGCCCTGCAGGATGAGATGGTCACGCCCATGAACGTCCATCGCTGGCGTCTGCTGAGCGGCAAGGATCCAGAGAAGATGGATCTCCTGGGTCGCATCAGTATCCTGCGCAAGCAGCTGCTCCAGCAGAACGTGGCTGCTTTGGAGCAGGAGCGAGCCCTAAACGAAGCCCAACAGCTATATGCAGCTTTGCGGGAGTTCATGCTCAAGCTGCCCAGTCACAAAGTCCGAGCGGAGCTAAACAGCGTTAAG GCTAATTTATCCGCCAAGGATCGCAAACTGAAGGTCCTGAAGGCCGAACTAAGTGCCAGGGAGGCAGACGAGAGGTCCAAGAAGGAGAAGCTGGAGGAGATGAGGGTAAATCTGGCGCTGACCAAAACCCAGCTTCTGGAGGAAAAGAAGCACAAGCAGAAACTCCTAGAGGAGCGACATTTGCTGGAGCAGATGCACTGCTATTCGGCACCTGCCCAACTGCCAAGAACTTTGGGAGCAGGTTTTAAGATGGTTAGTAATTTACTCTAA